One segment of Streptomyces sp. NBC_00576 DNA contains the following:
- a CDS encoding AI-2E family transporter, with amino-acid sequence MSRVPQWLGRIGVRLTEMGERLDARRAEVEKEHTDDGLSPHGTEPPRRPDSSRPAPHSAPGRGPEDTPGHTSAHPPEHEQSPSAVTASTLTDSGAVAVAVRPEPAAVVPWGVRVAAEAGWRLLVLAGTLWVLMRVISAVQLVVFAFVVALLITALLQPAVARLTRWGMPRGPATALTAILGFVVMGLIGWFVTWQVIENTDQLSDQVQDGIDELRNWLLNSPFHVTDKQINKIAENLRDAIGANTDSITSVGLEGVTVVVEALTGILLAAFSTLFLLYDGKRIWEWTLKLVPAAARPGVAGAGPRAWHTLTAYVRGTVIVALIDAIFIGLGIYFLDVPMAVPLAVFIFLFSFIPLVGAVASGALAVVVALVTQGVVTAVAVVAVVLAVQQIEGHILQPFILGRAVRVHPLAVVLSVAAGSMVAGIGGAVVAVPLVAVTNTVVGYLRVYSQAHTQDSAVLRHAPQPRGATSAEIALTRAQRVAAQPEQGAPPSDPPA; translated from the coding sequence ATGTCGCGAGTGCCGCAATGGCTCGGCCGGATCGGTGTCCGGCTGACCGAGATGGGCGAGCGGTTGGACGCACGCCGGGCCGAGGTGGAGAAGGAGCACACGGACGACGGGCTCTCGCCGCACGGCACTGAGCCACCGCGCCGACCGGACAGCTCACGGCCCGCGCCACACTCCGCCCCCGGACGCGGGCCCGAGGACACGCCCGGGCACACGTCCGCGCACCCGCCCGAGCACGAACAGTCTCCGTCCGCCGTCACCGCTAGCACCCTCACCGATTCTGGCGCGGTCGCGGTCGCAGTCCGGCCCGAGCCTGCCGCCGTCGTCCCGTGGGGCGTACGGGTCGCGGCCGAGGCGGGCTGGCGGTTGCTGGTGCTCGCGGGCACCCTCTGGGTGCTGATGCGGGTCATCAGTGCCGTCCAACTCGTCGTCTTCGCCTTCGTGGTGGCGCTGCTCATTACCGCGCTGCTCCAGCCCGCGGTCGCCCGCCTCACCCGCTGGGGCATGCCGCGCGGGCCCGCGACCGCGCTCACCGCGATCCTCGGGTTCGTCGTGATGGGGCTGATCGGCTGGTTCGTGACCTGGCAGGTCATCGAGAACACCGACCAGCTCTCCGACCAGGTCCAGGACGGCATCGACGAACTGCGCAACTGGCTGCTCAACAGTCCCTTCCACGTCACCGACAAGCAGATCAACAAGATCGCCGAGAACCTGCGCGACGCGATCGGCGCCAACACGGACTCGATCACGTCGGTGGGCCTGGAGGGCGTCACGGTCGTCGTCGAGGCGCTGACCGGCATACTCCTGGCGGCCTTCTCGACCCTCTTCCTCCTCTACGACGGCAAGCGCATCTGGGAGTGGACGCTGAAGCTGGTCCCGGCGGCGGCCCGTCCCGGTGTCGCCGGCGCGGGCCCGCGAGCCTGGCACACACTGACGGCCTATGTGCGCGGCACGGTGATAGTGGCCCTGATCGACGCCATCTTCATCGGCCTCGGCATCTACTTCCTGGACGTGCCGATGGCCGTCCCGCTGGCCGTCTTCATCTTCCTGTTCTCCTTCATCCCGCTGGTGGGTGCGGTCGCCTCGGGCGCCCTGGCGGTGGTGGTGGCGCTGGTGACCCAGGGCGTCGTCACGGCGGTGGCGGTGGTGGCGGTGGTGCTGGCCGTGCAGCAGATCGAGGGCCACATCCTGCAGCCGTTCATCCTGGGCCGCGCGGTCCGGGTCCACCCGCTGGCGGTGGTGCTGTCCGTGGCGGCGGGCAGCATGGTGGCGGGGATCGGCGGCGCGGTGGTCGCCGTACCGCTGGTCGCGGTGACCAACACGGTCGTCGGCTATCTGCGCGTGTACTCCCAGGCCCACACCCAGGATTCGGCGGTGCTACGCCACGCACCGCAGCCGCGCGGAGCCACGTCGGCGGAGATCGCGCTGACCAGGGCTCAGCGGGTTGCCGCGCAGCCTGAGCAGGGTGCGCCGCCCTCCGACCCGCCTGCGTAG
- a CDS encoding PhoH family protein → MVTSTKRRMPDRRTYVLDTSVLLADPGALNRFEEHEVVLPIVVVTELEAKRHHPELGYFARQALRLLDEFRVRFGRLDAPIPIGELGGTVRVELNHSDPSVLPSGYRLGDNDSRILAVARNLQAEGYDVTVVSKDLPLRIKASSVGLLAEEYRAELAITGSSGWTGMSELTLAGEQVDLLFEEGHAYVPEAAELPVHTGLTIQSERGKALGRVTSEGNVRLVRGDREAFGIKGRSAEQRIALDILLDPDIGIVSMGGRAGTGKSALALCAGLEAVLERRQHQKVMVFRPLYAVGGQELGYLPGSESEKMGPWAQAVFDTLSAVTSREVIEEITSRGMLEVLPLTHIRGRSLHDAFVIVDEAQSLERNVLLTVLSRIGANSRVVLTHDVAQRDNLRVGRYDGVVAVVEKLKGHPLFAHVTLNRSERSQIAALVTEMLEDGHI, encoded by the coding sequence GTGGTGACCAGCACAAAGCGCCGTATGCCAGACCGGCGCACCTATGTTCTCGACACCAGCGTCCTGCTGGCCGATCCAGGCGCCCTGAACCGCTTCGAGGAGCACGAAGTCGTGCTGCCGATCGTCGTGGTCACGGAACTGGAGGCCAAGCGGCACCATCCCGAACTCGGGTACTTCGCCCGACAGGCGCTACGCCTGTTGGACGAGTTCCGGGTCCGGTTCGGTCGTCTCGACGCCCCGATTCCGATCGGGGAGCTGGGTGGGACCGTCCGTGTCGAGCTCAACCACTCGGACCCCAGCGTGCTGCCAAGCGGCTATCGCCTGGGGGACAACGACTCCCGCATCCTCGCGGTCGCCCGCAACCTGCAGGCCGAGGGGTACGACGTAACTGTCGTGTCGAAGGACCTGCCACTCAGGATCAAGGCCTCGTCCGTCGGTCTTCTCGCCGAGGAGTACCGCGCGGAGCTGGCCATCACGGGCTCCTCCGGCTGGACCGGAATGTCCGAACTGACCCTGGCCGGCGAACAGGTGGACCTCCTCTTCGAGGAAGGGCACGCCTACGTCCCCGAGGCCGCCGAACTACCGGTGCACACCGGTCTGACGATCCAGTCGGAGCGAGGCAAGGCTCTGGGGCGCGTCACGTCCGAGGGCAACGTCCGCCTCGTACGCGGGGATCGCGAGGCGTTCGGTATCAAGGGGAGGAGCGCCGAACAGCGGATCGCGCTCGACATCCTTCTCGATCCGGACATCGGGATCGTGTCGATGGGCGGCCGGGCCGGCACCGGCAAGTCGGCGCTCGCGCTGTGCGCCGGTCTGGAGGCCGTGCTGGAGCGGCGGCAGCACCAGAAGGTGATGGTCTTCCGGCCGCTGTACGCGGTGGGCGGGCAGGAACTCGGCTATCTGCCCGGCTCCGAGTCCGAGAAGATGGGCCCCTGGGCGCAGGCGGTCTTCGACACCCTGTCCGCGGTCACCAGCCGCGAGGTCATCGAAGAGATCACCTCGCGCGGCATGCTCGAAGTGCTGCCCCTCACCCACATCCGCGGCCGGTCGCTCCACGACGCGTTCGTGATCGTGGACGAGGCGCAGTCGCTGGAGCGGAACGTCCTGCTCACCGTGCTGTCCCGAATCGGCGCCAACTCGCGGGTGGTTCTCACCCATGACGTGGCACAACGGGACAACCTGCGCGTCGGCCGGTACGACGGTGTCGTAGCCGTCGTCGAGAAGCTGAAGGGCCACCCGCTCTTCGCGCATGTCACCCTCAACCGGTCCGAACGCTCCCAGATCGCCGCCCTGGTGACCGAAATGCTGGAGGACGGGCACATCTGA
- a CDS encoding MarR family transcriptional regulator has product MSVIRDSISATAAASASARDSRPESESPDSLGRIGYGLLLNSLADCGREEFTGALHAAGSPGGTFHFRRGLVVGAESPGAPGPEALLLRSRRISGEDWAELVREAGGARWPGAELIRHGYAGAVQLRVVCMMALRDAVFAVVAGRVNACERDPGAEPLAPVPVGEGPVRLLQDANRKLAALAALPHPVRPNRERPSPSSAPVAVAEGRLTPVQQELLAHADGRRTARDLAFRTGRGVYTVTVEVARMTGAGLLECAEGAAPLPVVRVPQEGLRQRRPPPPSPPPPLPPPYVDPAVVTPLTALPRREPGASGITETLVPEKRGTSWKGFFRMRNGTHD; this is encoded by the coding sequence ATGTCGGTCATCCGCGATTCCATATCCGCCACCGCCGCCGCGTCCGCATCCGCCCGTGACTCCAGACCCGAATCCGAATCCCCGGATTCCCTTGGCCGGATCGGCTACGGCCTGCTGCTGAACTCCCTGGCCGACTGCGGGCGCGAGGAGTTCACCGGGGCGCTGCACGCGGCCGGCAGCCCCGGCGGGACCTTCCACTTCCGGCGCGGTCTCGTCGTCGGCGCCGAGAGCCCGGGCGCCCCCGGCCCGGAGGCGCTGCTGCTGCGTTCCCGCCGGATCAGCGGGGAGGACTGGGCCGAGCTGGTGCGGGAGGCCGGGGGAGCGCGCTGGCCGGGCGCGGAACTGATCAGGCACGGGTACGCGGGCGCCGTCCAGCTGCGCGTCGTCTGCATGATGGCGTTACGGGACGCCGTCTTCGCGGTCGTCGCCGGCCGCGTAAACGCCTGCGAACGCGACCCCGGGGCCGAGCCGCTCGCCCCCGTCCCGGTGGGCGAGGGGCCGGTCCGCCTGCTCCAGGACGCCAACCGCAAACTGGCCGCCCTCGCCGCCCTGCCCCACCCGGTACGCCCGAACCGTGAGCGTCCGAGCCCGAGTTCGGCACCGGTTGCAGTCGCTGAGGGGCGACTCACCCCCGTACAGCAGGAGTTGCTTGCCCACGCCGACGGCCGGCGGACCGCCCGTGACCTCGCGTTCCGTACCGGCCGGGGGGTGTACACGGTGACGGTCGAGGTGGCGCGGATGACCGGTGCCGGGCTGCTGGAGTGCGCCGAGGGCGCCGCGCCCCTCCCGGTCGTACGGGTGCCGCAGGAGGGACTGCGGCAGCGCAGGCCGCCCCCGCCGTCACCACCTCCGCCACTGCCGCCCCCGTACGTCGACCCTGCCGTCGTCACCCCGCTTACCGCCCTGCCCCGCCGTGAACCCGGCGCCAGTGGCATCACCGAAACTCTCGTCCCGGAAAAGCGCGGGACGAGCTGGAAAGGGTTCTTCCGCATGCGGAACGGAACTCATGATTAA
- a CDS encoding carboxymuconolactone decarboxylase family protein, with the protein MSLAELESALPDYAADLRLNLRSVIDRSGLTGQRLWGTVLVCAIASRSPHVLRELAPEARARLSPEAYTAARSTAAVMAMSNVFHRTRHLLSDPEYVRLRAGLRANVLGDPGVERTDVELWSVAVSAINGCGACLDAHERVLRGAGVDRETVQAAFRIAAVVQAVGTTLDAEAILAE; encoded by the coding sequence ATGAGCCTCGCGGAACTCGAGTCCGCCCTGCCGGACTACGCGGCGGACCTGCGCCTCAATCTGCGCTCGGTCATCGACCGTTCCGGGCTCACCGGGCAGCGGCTGTGGGGCACCGTGCTCGTCTGCGCGATCGCGTCCCGTTCACCGCATGTGCTGCGCGAGCTGGCGCCGGAGGCCAGGGCGCGCCTCTCACCGGAGGCGTACACAGCCGCCCGCTCGACCGCCGCCGTGATGGCGATGAGCAACGTCTTCCACCGCACCCGCCATCTGCTCTCCGACCCGGAGTACGTGCGGCTGCGCGCCGGTCTGCGGGCCAACGTCCTCGGCGACCCGGGCGTCGAGCGGACCGATGTCGAGCTGTGGTCGGTGGCGGTGTCGGCGATCAACGGCTGCGGAGCCTGTCTGGACGCGCACGAGCGGGTGCTGCGCGGCGCGGGCGTCGACCGGGAGACGGTACAGGCGGCGTTCAGGATCGCGGCGGTCGTCCAGGCCGTCGGCACGACCCTGGACGCGGAGGCGATCCTCGCCGAGTAG
- a CDS encoding roadblock/LC7 domain-containing protein, protein MDHNALAMEMRDLREKVEGITDTAIAATDGLLIAADTAESIDPEGLAAIAAAGLGLARRAAQATGRGTLRRTVTYGSQGCAAFYAVGDTALMVVLGDEGVDLDRLHRATQPALRRIGSILTATDPAVATEGV, encoded by the coding sequence ATGGACCACAATGCGCTGGCCATGGAAATGCGCGATCTGCGCGAAAAAGTGGAAGGAATCACCGACACGGCAATTGCCGCCACCGACGGACTGCTCATAGCGGCGGACACCGCGGAGTCGATCGACCCCGAAGGCCTCGCCGCCATCGCCGCCGCGGGGCTCGGTCTCGCCCGCCGGGCCGCCCAGGCGACCGGCCGCGGCACCCTGCGCCGGACGGTCACCTACGGCAGTCAGGGCTGTGCCGCGTTCTACGCCGTCGGGGACACCGCGCTGATGGTCGTACTCGGCGACGAGGGCGTCGACCTGGACCGGCTGCACCGCGCGACCCAGCCGGCGCTGCGCCGTATCGGCTCGATCCTCACCGCGACGGACCCCGCCGTGGCGACCGAAGGAGTGTGA
- a CDS encoding M56 family metallopeptidase produces MTVVLALMAAVALTAAAVLPRVLTRAGWPDREPVLGLWVWQCLVATVLVCCLAALLLGTTAAFGTVRAHAFAPAPPSVTAAYQLGRAPVWLTVLTLLLACGAAWTVAMLARELAEARRRRRLRRVHLRERAPDLPAGFPAARGPLLVLEDEYPDAWLMPGPTPQLVVTTGALRRLSDHELDAVLAHELGHARARHDWLLNLSQALATGFPRVPVFTHFRNQTHRLVELAADDTASRRCGHRTTALALIELNRHRGVLSCACTRGQLGDRVERLLAPPPRLDAPYRAATLLAAALAPLIPLFIALGPALKVLN; encoded by the coding sequence ATGACCGTCGTCCTGGCGCTGATGGCCGCCGTCGCCCTGACCGCCGCCGCCGTCCTGCCGCGCGTGCTGACCCGGGCCGGCTGGCCCGACCGGGAGCCGGTGCTGGGGCTGTGGGTGTGGCAGTGCCTGGTCGCCACCGTCCTGGTGTGCTGCCTCGCCGCGCTGCTGCTGGGCACGACGGCCGCGTTCGGCACGGTCCGGGCCCACGCCTTCGCGCCGGCGCCGCCCTCGGTCACCGCCGCCTACCAGTTGGGGCGGGCGCCCGTCTGGCTCACCGTACTGACGCTGCTGCTGGCCTGCGGGGCGGCCTGGACGGTCGCCATGCTCGCCCGGGAACTCGCGGAGGCGCGCAGGCGGCGTCGACTGCGGCGCGTACATCTGCGGGAGCGCGCGCCGGACCTGCCCGCCGGTTTCCCGGCTGCCCGGGGGCCGCTGCTGGTTCTGGAGGACGAGTATCCCGACGCCTGGCTGATGCCCGGGCCGACGCCCCAACTCGTCGTCACCACGGGCGCGTTGCGCCGGCTGTCCGACCACGAGCTGGACGCCGTACTCGCCCATGAACTCGGTCACGCCCGCGCCCGCCACGACTGGCTGCTGAACCTCTCGCAGGCGCTGGCCACCGGCTTCCCGCGTGTCCCGGTCTTCACCCACTTCCGGAACCAGACGCACCGCCTGGTCGAACTGGCCGCCGACGACACCGCGTCCCGGCGCTGCGGCCACCGCACCACCGCACTCGCCCTGATCGAACTCAACCGGCACCGGGGCGTGTTGTCCTGCGCGTGTACCCGCGGGCAGCTGGGCGACCGGGTCGAGCGTCTCCTGGCGCCTCCACCGCGCCTGGACGCGCCTTATCGTGCCGCCACCCTTCTGGCCGCCGCCCTGGCCCCACTGATCCCGCTGTTCATCGCCCTGGGGCCGGCCCTCAAGGTGCTCAACTGA
- a CDS encoding transglycosylase SLT domain-containing protein produces the protein MLEGNRVSRISVRGLAVASATAVTAVGAVTGVASGQTATPNDAEALVGDTTLLTDIPVGSQAQVQTASLTQQADVQAIAADVTAKKDAEESARKQAAKDAVAKQKAAEKAEAEAKARKEAEEAASRSAARENAYFPVQNSYSIADVQDMARQIVPADQFQCFSNIVDHESSWNYQADNPSSDAFGLVQALPGSKMSSAGADWATNPATQIKWGLSYMNDRYDSPCGAWNFWQANNYY, from the coding sequence ATGCTGGAAGGAAACCGTGTGAGCCGGATTTCGGTCCGGGGACTGGCAGTGGCCTCGGCCACCGCGGTCACCGCTGTCGGCGCAGTGACTGGTGTGGCCTCGGGCCAGACCGCGACCCCCAACGACGCCGAGGCACTGGTAGGCGACACCACGCTGCTCACGGACATTCCCGTGGGTTCCCAGGCCCAGGTGCAGACCGCGTCCCTGACGCAGCAGGCCGACGTTCAGGCCATCGCCGCCGACGTCACCGCCAAGAAGGACGCCGAGGAGTCTGCCCGCAAGCAGGCCGCCAAGGACGCGGTGGCCAAGCAGAAGGCCGCCGAGAAGGCCGAGGCGGAAGCCAAGGCGCGCAAGGAAGCGGAAGAGGCGGCCAGCCGTTCCGCGGCGCGTGAAAACGCCTACTTCCCGGTGCAGAACTCGTACTCGATCGCCGACGTCCAGGACATGGCGCGCCAGATCGTCCCGGCGGACCAGTTCCAGTGCTTCAGCAACATCGTGGACCACGAGTCCAGCTGGAACTACCAGGCGGACAACCCCAGCTCCGACGCGTTCGGCCTTGTGCAGGCGCTCCCGGGTTCCAAGATGTCCTCGGCCGGCGCCGACTGGGCGACGAACCCGGCCACCCAGATCAAGTGGGGCCTGAGCTACATGAACGACCGCTACGACAGCCCGTGCGGCGCGTGGAACTTCTGGCAGGCCAACAACTACTACTAA
- a CDS encoding LysR substrate-binding domain-containing protein — MAAARNTDGRRRPSLAQLRAFVAVAEQLHFRDAAAAIGMSQPALSGAVSALEEALGVTLVERTTRKVLLSPAGERLAVRARAVLESVDALMEEAEAVRAPFTGALRLGVIPTVAPYLLPTVLRLVHDRFPDLDLQVHEEQTAGLLDGLTTGRLDLLLIAVPTGMPGLLELPLYDEDFVLVTPLDHPLGGHTDIPREALRELDLLLLDEGHCLRDQALDICRDAGRVDAPVTATAAGLSTLVQLVAGGLGVTLLPDTAVRVEAGRSDQLRTGRFAAPAPTRRIGLAMRAGAVRGAEYEELAAALREALRPLPVRVLGD, encoded by the coding sequence ATGGCCGCGGCCAGGAACACCGATGGGCGCCGTCGGCCCAGTCTCGCCCAGTTGCGTGCCTTCGTCGCCGTCGCCGAGCAGCTGCACTTCCGGGACGCCGCCGCCGCGATCGGCATGAGCCAGCCGGCTCTCTCGGGCGCCGTCTCCGCCCTGGAGGAGGCCCTCGGTGTCACCCTGGTGGAGCGCACCACCCGCAAGGTGCTGCTGTCGCCCGCCGGTGAGCGGCTCGCCGTACGTGCCCGGGCCGTGCTGGAGTCCGTCGACGCGCTGATGGAGGAGGCCGAGGCCGTGCGCGCGCCCTTCACCGGCGCCCTGCGGCTGGGCGTGATCCCCACCGTCGCGCCCTACCTCCTGCCCACCGTCCTGCGGCTCGTCCACGACCGTTTCCCGGACCTCGACCTCCAGGTCCACGAGGAGCAGACCGCCGGCCTCCTCGACGGGCTCACCACCGGGCGCCTCGACCTGCTTCTGATCGCCGTCCCGACCGGCATGCCCGGCCTCCTCGAACTCCCCCTGTACGACGAGGACTTCGTGCTTGTCACGCCCCTCGACCATCCACTCGGCGGGCACACGGACATCCCGCGTGAGGCGCTGCGCGAGCTCGACCTGCTGCTCCTGGACGAGGGGCACTGTCTGCGCGACCAGGCGCTCGACATCTGCCGCGACGCCGGGCGCGTGGACGCCCCGGTCACCGCCACGGCCGCCGGTCTGTCGACCCTCGTCCAGCTGGTGGCCGGCGGCCTCGGCGTGACGCTGCTGCCGGACACCGCTGTCAGGGTCGAGGCGGGCCGCAGCGACCAGCTCCGCACCGGTCGCTTCGCCGCCCCGGCCCCGACCCGCCGGATCGGCCTCGCGATGCGCGCGGGCGCGGTGCGGGGCGCGGAGTACGAGGAGCTGGCGGCGGCTCTGCGGGAGGCGCTGAGACCGTTGCCCGTACGGGTGCTGGGCGACTAA
- a CDS encoding ABC transporter permease, producing the protein MSARQWTRDLGLGVRFAFTGGREGWGRVLLTAVGVGLGVALLLLTTAIPSALAARGDRESARTNIMYVDTQMPKADNTLLVAMADTNFRADDIRGRALEAEGPRAPLPPGVDKLPAAGEMVVSPALERLLKSGDGKLLRERLPDRIVGTIDDNGLRGPAELAFYRGADNLAEHLTNGVNARINRFGDLESSSEGMDPVLLLLTLVVFVVLLMPVGVFIATAVRFGGERRDRRLAALRLVGADGMMTRRIAAGEAFAGAAVGLVLGAVFFLIGRQAAGYVEILDMSVFPSDLNPAPALAVLVGVAVPVAAVLVTLFALRGVVIEPLGVVRTARPPRRRLWWRLLMPLGGIAALSPMIGQGNDAGQFNDLLVITGVTLLLVGVTALLPWVVEATVARLGSGGLSWQLAVRRLQLSSGTAARMVNGIAVAVAGAIALQMFFAGVSGAYTTASDQDLDRAQMEFSVPDNVSPASAAQKLTSTKGVRKITVISSASVGDKAKDPENSVELTIGDCATLREMGHLPSCRDGDAFTVRGAEYDTVTPRMVKPGRELWISSDRALATTKPSDAWTVPAGLKQAGVREDPSGVEHGGILATPGALPKETVAEAAGRIFIGLDPEVADAHDLVRNTAARIDPLTAPDTWTSSDRTKQFNSIRTGLFVGATCVLLLIGVSLLVSQLEQLRERRKLLSSLVAFGTRRRTLSLSVLWQTAIPIGLGLMLSSVVGLTLGVVLLKMTSRSVHVDWAAVLAMTGIGAGVVLLVTLLSLPPLLRLMRAEGLRTE; encoded by the coding sequence ATGAGCGCTCGGCAGTGGACGAGGGACTTGGGGCTGGGGGTCCGGTTCGCCTTCACGGGCGGGCGCGAGGGCTGGGGGCGGGTCCTGCTGACGGCCGTCGGGGTCGGGCTCGGGGTGGCGCTGCTGCTGCTGACGACCGCCATCCCGAGCGCCCTGGCGGCCCGGGGCGATCGCGAGAGCGCCCGGACGAACATCATGTACGTCGACACGCAGATGCCGAAGGCCGACAACACGCTGCTCGTCGCCATGGCGGACACGAACTTCCGCGCCGACGACATACGCGGGCGGGCACTGGAGGCCGAGGGGCCACGGGCGCCCTTGCCGCCGGGGGTCGACAAACTCCCCGCGGCCGGGGAGATGGTCGTCTCGCCCGCTCTCGAAAGGCTGCTGAAGTCCGGCGACGGCAAGCTGCTGCGGGAGCGGCTGCCGGACCGGATCGTCGGCACCATCGACGACAACGGGCTCAGGGGACCGGCCGAACTCGCCTTCTACCGGGGCGCCGACAATCTCGCGGAGCACCTCACCAACGGTGTGAACGCGCGGATCAACCGGTTCGGGGATCTGGAATCGAGTTCCGAGGGGATGGACCCCGTCCTGCTCCTCCTCACCCTCGTCGTCTTCGTGGTGCTGCTGATGCCGGTCGGTGTCTTCATCGCCACGGCCGTACGGTTCGGCGGTGAGCGGCGCGACCGGCGGCTGGCCGCGCTGCGGCTGGTCGGGGCCGACGGCATGATGACCCGGCGGATCGCGGCGGGCGAGGCCTTTGCGGGCGCCGCGGTCGGGCTCGTCCTCGGCGCCGTCTTCTTCCTGATCGGCCGTCAGGCCGCGGGCTACGTCGAAATCCTCGACATGAGCGTCTTCCCCAGCGATCTGAATCCGGCTCCCGCGCTGGCCGTCCTGGTCGGGGTCGCCGTCCCGGTGGCCGCAGTGCTGGTCACCCTGTTCGCGCTGCGCGGTGTCGTGATCGAACCGCTCGGCGTGGTGCGTACGGCCAGGCCGCCGCGCCGTCGGCTGTGGTGGCGGCTGCTGATGCCGCTGGGCGGGATCGCGGCGCTCTCTCCCATGATCGGGCAGGGCAACGACGCCGGGCAGTTCAACGACCTCCTCGTCATCACCGGTGTCACGCTGCTGCTCGTCGGGGTGACCGCGCTGCTGCCCTGGGTCGTCGAGGCGACCGTCGCCCGGCTCGGCTCCGGCGGGCTCTCCTGGCAACTGGCCGTCCGGCGTCTCCAGTTGAGCAGCGGTACCGCGGCGCGCATGGTGAACGGCATCGCGGTGGCGGTGGCCGGTGCGATCGCGCTGCAGATGTTCTTCGCCGGGGTCTCCGGCGCCTACACGACCGCGTCGGACCAGGACCTCGACCGGGCCCAGATGGAGTTCAGCGTTCCCGACAACGTCTCCCCGGCCTCGGCCGCCCAGAAGCTCACCAGCACCAAGGGCGTACGGAAGATCACCGTGATCTCCTCCGCCTCGGTCGGCGATAAGGCCAAAGACCCGGAAAACTCTGTCGAGTTGACCATCGGCGACTGCGCGACGCTGCGTGAGATGGGCCATCTGCCCTCGTGCCGCGACGGCGATGCCTTCACCGTGCGGGGCGCCGAGTACGACACGGTGACGCCCCGAATGGTCAAGCCGGGCCGGGAGTTGTGGATCAGCTCGGACCGCGCCCTGGCGACGACGAAGCCGTCGGACGCCTGGACGGTGCCGGCGGGCCTCAAGCAGGCCGGCGTGCGCGAGGACCCGTCCGGGGTCGAGCACGGCGGCATCCTCGCCACGCCGGGCGCCCTGCCCAAGGAGACCGTGGCGGAGGCCGCCGGACGGATCTTCATCGGCCTCGACCCCGAGGTGGCGGACGCCCACGACCTGGTCCGCAACACGGCGGCGCGGATCGACCCTCTCACGGCGCCCGACACCTGGACGTCGAGCGACCGCACCAAGCAGTTCAACTCGATCCGCACCGGCCTCTTCGTCGGCGCGACCTGCGTCCTGTTGCTGATCGGGGTGAGCCTGCTGGTCTCGCAGCTGGAGCAGTTGCGCGAGCGCCGGAAGCTGCTGTCGTCCCTGGTCGCCTTCGGCACCCGGCGGCGCACCCTGAGCCTGTCGGTGCTGTGGCAGACGGCGATCCCGATCGGACTGGGGCTGATGCTGTCGTCGGTGGTGGGACTGACCCTGGGCGTCGTCCTGCTGAAGATGACGAGCAGGTCGGTCCACGTCGACTGGGCCGCCGTACTGGCGATGACCGGCATCGGCGCGGGAGTCGTCCTCCTGGTGACGCTGCTGAGCCTGCCGCCGCTGCTGCGGCTGATGCGCGCGGAGGGCCTGCGCACGGAGTGA
- a CDS encoding isoprenyl transferase, with product MNLRENLRRLLVRVYTRRVEGHLDHDQVPKHIGVIVDGNRRWAKAAGSTTAQGHKAGADKIEEFLGWCSETDVEVVTLWLLSTDNLTRPQAELAPLLGIIENVVTSLAADGRWRVHHVGNLDLLPGQMQNQIKEAQESTAHVKGGILVNVAIAYGGRQEIADAVRSMMLDAHDKGTSLEELAENVDIDLIGKHLYTSDQPDPDLVIRTSGEQRLSGFMLWQTAHSEYYFCEVFWPAFRKVDFLRALRDYAARHRRYGN from the coding sequence GTGAACCTGCGCGAAAACCTGCGCCGGCTGCTGGTCAGGGTCTACACACGCAGGGTGGAGGGCCACCTCGACCACGACCAGGTGCCCAAGCACATCGGCGTCATCGTGGACGGCAACCGGCGCTGGGCGAAGGCGGCGGGCTCCACCACCGCCCAGGGGCACAAGGCCGGTGCGGACAAGATCGAGGAGTTCCTCGGCTGGTGTTCCGAGACGGACGTAGAGGTCGTCACTCTCTGGCTGCTCTCCACGGACAACCTCACCCGTCCGCAGGCGGAGCTGGCACCGCTTCTCGGGATCATCGAGAACGTTGTGACCTCCCTCGCCGCCGACGGCCGCTGGCGCGTCCACCACGTCGGCAACCTCGATCTGCTCCCGGGTCAGATGCAGAACCAGATCAAGGAAGCCCAGGAGTCCACCGCCCATGTGAAGGGCGGAATACTCGTCAATGTCGCCATCGCGTACGGCGGCCGGCAGGAGATCGCCGACGCCGTGCGCTCGATGATGCTCGACGCCCACGACAAGGGCACCTCGCTGGAGGAACTCGCCGAGAACGTGGACATCGACCTGATCGGCAAGCACCTCTACACCAGCGACCAGCCCGACCCCGACCTCGTCATCCGTACCAGCGGCGAGCAGCGGCTGTCCGGGTTCATGCTCTGGCAGACGGCCCACTCGGAGTACTACTTCTGCGAGGTCTTCTGGCCGGCCTTCCGCAAGGTCGACTTCCTGCGCGCCCTGCGCGACTACGCGGCCCGCCACCGCCGCTACGGCAATTAA